From the Desulfovibrio sp. JY genome, one window contains:
- a CDS encoding TIGR00730 family Rossman fold protein yields the protein MTASRQYLIDDLSVTESWRLFRIMAEIVDGFEVLGDVRPAVSIFGSARVPADDPLYGETVKLADLLSRAGYSVITGGGPGLMEAANKGAADAGGDSIGLHIHLPLEQKPNPYLTIKSDYRYFFVRKLMFVKYAVAYIAMPGGFGTLDEVSEALVLIQTKRIKPFPIIFLGSAFWSGLMDWFRGTLLTRGFIAEKDLDLFTVLDTPEEAVQFIQRHVIL from the coding sequence ATGACCGCGTCTCGCCAATATCTTATCGACGATCTGTCGGTGACCGAATCCTGGCGGCTTTTCCGCATCATGGCCGAAATCGTGGACGGCTTCGAGGTCCTGGGCGACGTGCGGCCGGCCGTGTCCATTTTCGGCTCGGCCCGTGTGCCTGCGGACGATCCGCTCTACGGCGAGACGGTAAAGCTGGCCGATCTTTTGAGCCGTGCCGGCTATTCGGTCATCACCGGCGGCGGTCCGGGCCTCATGGAAGCGGCCAACAAGGGCGCGGCCGATGCCGGCGGGGATTCCATCGGTCTGCACATCCACCTTCCCCTGGAGCAAAAGCCCAATCCCTACCTGACGATCAAAAGCGACTACCGCTATTTTTTCGTGCGCAAGCTCATGTTCGTCAAATACGCCGTCGCCTACATCGCCATGCCCGGCGGCTTCGGCACCCTCGACGAGGTCTCCGAGGCGCTGGTGCTCATCCAGACCAAACGGATCAAGCCATTTCCCATCATTTTTCTGGGCTCGGCCTTTTGGAGCGGGCTTATGGACTGGTTTCGCGGCACGCTGCTGACGCGCGGGTTCATTGCCGAGAAAGACCTGGACCTCTTTACCGTCCTCGACACGCCAGAGGAGGCGGTACAGTTCATTCAGCGCCACGTCATCCTTTAG
- a CDS encoding GNAT family N-acetyltransferase, which produces MHLTPGSKILPLGTGIAPATDMAVVRLLFQEYADGLGFDLCFQHFDEELADLPGCYAQPQGGIWLAWMEGMPAGCVALRPLEAGLCEMKRLFVRPAYAGQRLGRGLAEAAVDGARERGYEAIRLDTLTTMTAANALYQKLGFVPIPPYCHNPLPGALFYELKL; this is translated from the coding sequence ATGCATCTGACACCAGGCTCGAAGATCCTGCCGCTTGGCACCGGCATCGCCCCGGCCACGGACATGGCCGTGGTGCGGCTGCTGTTTCAGGAATACGCCGACGGACTGGGGTTCGACCTGTGCTTTCAGCATTTCGACGAGGAACTGGCGGACCTGCCCGGCTGCTACGCCCAGCCCCAAGGCGGCATATGGCTGGCCTGGATGGAGGGCATGCCGGCGGGATGCGTGGCCCTGCGCCCCCTCGAAGCCGGGCTGTGCGAAATGAAACGGCTTTTCGTGCGTCCGGCCTATGCCGGCCAGCGGCTTGGCCGGGGGCTGGCCGAAGCGGCCGTGGATGGCGCCCGGGAACGCGGCTACGAAGCCATCCGCCTGGATACCCTCACCACCATGACCGCCGCCAACGCGCTCTACCAAAAACTCGGCTTCGTCCCTATCCCCCCCTACTGCCACAATCCCCTGCCCGGTGCCTTGTTTTACGAATTGAAGCTTTAA